From one Phocoena sinus isolate mPhoSin1 chromosome 6, mPhoSin1.pri, whole genome shotgun sequence genomic stretch:
- the PHF2 gene encoding lysine-specific demethylase PHF2 isoform X4 has product MEEHGFTEPILVPKKDGLGLAVPAPTFYVSDVENYVGPERSVDVTDVTKQKDCKMKLKEFVDYYYSTNRKRVLNLTNLEFSDTRMSSFVEPPDIVKKLSWVENYWPDDALLAKPKVTKYCLICVKDSYTDFHIDSGGASAWYHVLKGEKIFYLIKPASANISLYERWQSASNHSEMFFADQVDKCYKCTLKQGQTLFIPSGWIYATLTPVDCLAFAGHFLHSLSVEMQMRAYEVERRLKLGSLTQFPNFETACWYMGKHLLEAFKSSHKSGKQLPPHLVQGAKILNGAFRSWTKKQALAEHEDELPEHFKPSQLIKDLAKEIRLSENASKASRPEVTAAVSSDEVCFGDREKEEPPSPIEASPPRSFLEKVSKKKTPKTVKMPKPSKVPKPPKPPKPPKSLKLKDGGKKKGKKCRGSASPTIPNLDLLEAHTKEALTKIEPPKKGKATKNVLSVPNKEVISTQNDVERLEIREQTKSKSEAKWKYKNSKPDSLLKMEEEQKLEKSPLSGNKDNKFSFSFSNKKLLGSKALKPQPGPGVFGALQNFKEDKPQPVRDEYEYVSDDGELKIDEFPIRRKKNAPKRDLSFLLDKKEPLPTPITKPKLDSALYKQSDDSSDEGSLHIDTDTKPARNAKVKKDGGGSAAGILDLLQASEEVGALEYNPNSQPPASPSTQEAIQGMLSMANLQASDSCLQTTWGAGQAKGSSLAAHGTRKNGAGSKSAGKRLLKRAAKNSVDLDDYEEEQDHLDACFKDSDYVYPSLESDEDSPVFKSRSKKRKGSDDAPYSPTARVGPSVPRQDRPVREGTRVASIETGLAAAAAKLSQQEEQKSKKKKNTKRKLAPNTTSPSASAGTTSASTTSASTTSASTTSASTTSASTTSASTTPASTTPASTSTASSQASQEGSSPEPPPESHSSSLVDHEYTAAGAFAGAQAGRASQPMAPGVFLTTRRPSSSSPNNTAAKGKRTKKGMATAKQRLGKILKIHRNGKLLL; this is encoded by the exons GCCCAGAGCGGAGTGTGGACGTGACAGACGTCACCAAGCAGAAGGACTGCAAGATGAAACTGAAGGAGTTTGTGGACTATTACTACAGCACCAACCGCAAGCGGGTCCTTAACCTTACCAACCTTGAGTTCTCTGACACCAG AATGTCCAGCTTTGTGGAGCCTCCTGACATCGTAAAGAAACTGTCCTGGGTAGAAAACTACTGGCCTGACGACGCACTGTTGGCCAAGCCCAAGGTGACCAAGTACTGCCTGATCTGTGTGAAGGACAGCTACACTGACTTTCACATTGACTCCGGGGGTGCCTCTGCATGGTACCACGTGCTCAAG GGGGAGAAGATCTTCTATCTCATCAAGCCAGCTTCGGCCAACATCTCCCTGTATGAGCGCTGGCAGTCGGCctcaaaccacagtgagatgttcTTTGCTGACCAGGTGGACAAATGCTACAAGTGCACCCTCAAGCAGGGCCAGACGCTCTTCATCCCCTCGG GCTGGATTTATGCCACACTTACACCCGTGGACTGCCTGGCCTTCGCGGGACATTTTCTGCACAGCCTGAGCGTGGAGATGCAGATGAG AGCATACGAAGTGGAAAGAAGGTTGAAACTGGGCAGCCTGACTCAGTTTCCCAACTTCGAAACTGCCTGCTGGTACATGGGGAAGCACCTGCTGGAGGCGTTCAAAA GTTCTCACAAGtctgggaagcagctgccccCTCATTTAGTCCAAGGAGCTAAAATTCTCAATGGTGCTTTCAGATCATGGACGAAAAAGCAG GCTTTGGCGGAGCATGAGGATGAGCTACCAGAGCACTTCAAACCATCGCAGCTCATCAAAGACCTTGCCAAAGAGATCCGGCTCAGTGAG AATGCCTCCAAGGCCTCCCGACCTGAAGTAACTGCGGCCGTCTCCTCGGACGAGGTCTGTTTTGGGGACCGAGAAAAGGAGGAGCCCCCATCCCCCATTGAGGCCAGCCCTCCTCGGTCCTTCCTGGAGAAAGTGTCCAAAAAAAAGACTCCCAAAACCGTGAAGATGCCCAAGCCGTCCAAAGTTCCCAAGCCCCCAAAGCCCCCCAAGCCTCCCAAATCCCTGAAGCTCAAGGACGGGGgcaagaagaaggggaagaagtgCAGGGGCTCGGCTTCACCCACCATCCCCAACCTGGACCTGCTGGAGGCCCACACCAAGGAGGCACTGACCAAGATTGAGCCTCCTAAGAAGGGCAAG GCCACAAAGAATGTCCTGAGTGTGCCCAACAAGGAGGTTATCAGCACGCAGAACGACGTGGAGAGGTTGGAAATCCGAGAGCAGACTAAGAGCAAGTCGGAGGCCAAGTGGAAGTACAAG AACAGCAAACCCGACTCCTtactgaagatggaggaagagcaGAAGTTGGAGAAGTCTCCTCTGTCAGGGAACAAGGACAACaagttctcattttccttctccaaCAAGAAACTGCTAGG CTCCAAGGCCCTCAAGCCACAGCCAGGCCCAGGGGTGTTTGGAGCCTTACAGAACTTCAAGGAGGACAAGCCCCAGCCAGTGCGGGATGAGTATGAGTACGTGTCGGATGACGGGGAGCTCAAGATTGACGAATTTCCTATTAGGAGGAAGAAAAATGCTCCGAAGAGGGACTTGTCCT TCCTATTGGACAAGAAGGAGCCGCTGCCCACGCCCATTACGAAGCCAAAGCTGGACTCGGCTCTCTACAAG CAGAGTGATGACTCCTCTGATGAGGGTTCGCTGCACATAGACACGGACACTAAGCCCGCCCGCAATGCCAAAGTGAAGAAGGATGGCGGGGGATCGGCTGCGGGCATCTTGGACCTGCTGCAGGCCAGCGAGGAGGTCGGCGCGCTCGAGTACAACCCCAACAG ccagccccccgcctcccccagcaCACAGGAAGCCATTCAGGGAATGCTGTCCATGGCCAACCTGCAGGCCTCCGACTCCTGCCTGCAGACCACATGGGGTGCTGGCCAGGCCAAGGGCAGCTCGCTGGCGGCCCATGGCACCCGGAAGAACGGGGCTGGCAGTAAGAGCGCAGGCAAGCGGCTGCTGAAGAGGGCGGCCAAGAACAGTGTGGACCTGGATGATTACGAGGAGGAGCAGGACCACCTGGACGCCTGCTTCAAGGACTCGGACTACG TTTACCCCTCCCTGGAGTCGGATGAGGACAGTCCTGTTTTCAAGTCCCGTTCCAAGAAGAGGAAAGGCTCAGATGATGCTCCCTACAGCCCGACAG CGAGGGTCGGCCCGTCGGTGCCAAGGCAGGACAGGCCTGTGCGCGAGGGGACCAGAGTGGCCTCCATTGAGACCGGGCTGGCAGCTGCCGCAGCCAAACTGTCCCAGCAG GaggaacagaaaagcaaaaagaaaaagaacaccaaAAGGAAGCTGGCTCCCAACACCACCTCCCCTTCCGCCTCTGCCGGCACCACCTCGGCCTCCACCACCTCGGCCTCCACCACCTCGGCCTCCACCACCTCGGCCTCCACCACCTCGGCCTCTACCACCTCGGCCTCTACCACCCCGGCCTCCACCACCCCGGCCTCCACCAGCACGGCCAGCAGCCAGGCCTCACAGGAGGGCAGCTCACCTGAGCCCCCACCAGAGTCCCACAGCAGCAGCCTGGTTGACCACGAGTACACGGCAGCCGGCGCCTTTGCTGGGGCCCAAGCCGGCCGTGCCTCTCAGCCCATGGCCCCTGGGGTCTTCCTCACCACGAGGAGGCCCTCCTCGTCATCCCCCAACAACACCGCTGCCAAAG GAAAGCGTACAAAAAAGGGCATGGCCACTGCCAAACAGAGGCTtgggaaaattttgaaaattcatcGGAATGGAAAACTGCTCCTTTAA